A stretch of the bacterium genome encodes the following:
- a CDS encoding glycosyltransferase: MIFSIGLYAAIVLLTLAALILLGYKPRAEINAVFDKYLRTPALRRTVTAWFFVMALVFLFVQGLRIPFVKYVMTKVAETATLNATGWEPVHAIGMLLLLTCELLILSHWMIYIYYCWRATHHYKLPRTLPLGETPPEVLVLVVCCDEDPEILERSVSTVTKLDYPNYRAVLVENSRSPEKKVICTEVAERYGMQVHHVPNRGHKAGAMNDALPALKGDAKYLCVIDVDHAVVPEMLRELVPLLEADAKLAFVQTPQLYANAERTWTTRAAAMQEMLLYDSVMEAKGASEKALCCGSNYVMRLQALESVGGWDERSVSEDLLTSFWLHAKGWTSLYFRKTFAVGMGPVTVYGYWKQQRRWAMGNTSVAKIVWRAMWGRDRVPFRLGIDYLWSSGYYIITLALAYLATVPMLLLLFVRFGAGGADWYLQQTMRPIDYVYVSVYPLYVAVALFPYVHMRLRGYSLRNLVLLQGLLANTIPVYVVSVIKGLWKDLRIFEIAPKKAMNIHRAFWKTPQSYIFAALIAAGGLLFHMARTESVALFVYILLFWTFMYTLSFAHFFIFTIESRRVVQQELREADEQLKHVQAQRAKS; encoded by the coding sequence ATGATCTTCTCGATCGGCCTGTATGCTGCGATCGTGCTGCTCACGCTCGCCGCGTTGATACTATTGGGTTACAAACCGCGCGCGGAGATAAATGCGGTGTTTGACAAGTACCTGCGGACACCGGCGTTGCGCCGCACCGTCACGGCTTGGTTTTTCGTCATGGCGTTGGTCTTTCTGTTTGTGCAGGGGCTGCGAATCCCGTTCGTCAAGTATGTGATGACCAAAGTTGCAGAGACTGCGACGCTTAACGCAACAGGCTGGGAGCCGGTCCACGCAATCGGCATGTTGCTGCTGCTGACGTGCGAACTATTGATTCTCTCGCATTGGATGATCTACATTTACTACTGCTGGCGGGCGACGCATCACTATAAGCTGCCGCGGACTTTGCCTCTGGGCGAGACTCCTCCGGAAGTCTTAGTGCTGGTGGTATGCTGTGACGAAGACCCGGAGATTCTTGAACGCAGCGTTTCCACGGTTACGAAGCTTGACTATCCGAACTACCGCGCCGTTTTGGTGGAAAACTCGCGCTCGCCGGAGAAGAAGGTCATTTGCACGGAAGTGGCGGAACGTTACGGAATGCAGGTGCATCACGTGCCGAATCGTGGCCACAAGGCAGGGGCAATGAATGACGCGTTGCCCGCACTAAAGGGGGATGCGAAGTATTTGTGCGTCATTGACGTGGACCACGCGGTTGTTCCCGAGATGTTGCGTGAGTTGGTTCCGCTATTGGAAGCGGACGCCAAGCTTGCATTCGTGCAGACTCCGCAGCTATATGCGAACGCCGAGCGAACATGGACAACGCGGGCGGCGGCAATGCAGGAAATGCTGTTGTATGACTCCGTGATGGAAGCCAAGGGCGCAAGTGAGAAGGCGCTCTGCTGCGGCTCCAACTATGTGATGCGTCTGCAGGCGCTCGAGAGTGTCGGAGGATGGGACGAGCGCTCGGTATCCGAGGACCTGCTGACTTCATTCTGGCTGCACGCGAAGGGCTGGACATCGCTCTATTTCCGAAAGACATTTGCGGTCGGGATGGGTCCCGTAACGGTTTACGGCTACTGGAAGCAGCAGCGACGTTGGGCAATGGGCAACACTTCAGTAGCAAAAATCGTCTGGCGCGCGATGTGGGGACGCGATCGTGTACCTTTCAGGCTGGGCATAGATTATCTGTGGTCGTCCGGTTACTACATCATCACGCTCGCGCTTGCGTATCTTGCCACCGTGCCGATGCTGCTGTTGTTGTTTGTCCGGTTTGGCGCGGGGGGTGCGGATTGGTATTTACAGCAAACCATGCGGCCGATTGATTACGTCTACGTCTCGGTCTATCCGCTGTATGTCGCCGTCGCGCTGTTTCCCTATGTGCACATGCGGTTACGCGGCTACTCGCTGCGCAATCTGGTGCTGTTGCAGGGCCTGCTTGCCAACACGATTCCGGTGTATGTCGTTTCAGTGATTAAGGGCCTATGGAAGGATTTGCGCATTTTTGAAATTGCTCCGAAGAAGGCGATGAACATTCATCGGGCCTTCTGGAAGACGCCGCAATCTTACATCTTCGCGGCACTGATTGCCGCAGGCGGCTTGCTGTTTCACATGGCCCGAACTGAGTCCGTTGCTCTTTTTGTGTACATTTTGCTGTTCTGGACATTTATGTACACGCTTTCGTTTGCGCACTTTTTCATATTCACAATTGAGAGCCGCCGCGTCGTGCAACAGGAGTTGCGCGAAGCCGATGAGCAGTTGAAACATGTCCAAGCGCAGCGCGCGAAGAGCTGA
- a CDS encoding T9SS type A sorting domain-containing protein: MMFRIILMMMLAAASLAHAQIGDPCMPEGCRTQTQGGWGGNCNGNNPGCVRDANFAAVFPNGLTVGGDYTILFTTSAAVRNFLPAGGTGGVLTQNYNNPTSTSAGVFAGQVTALAVSLGFSNAGVTGFCNLGALYYLSAYHLDDNPFAGMTVQELFALANDVLGGDVSGLPFGTAISDLNDVITDINENFVDGTQNHGNLVTGDCDFGLPVELASFSGVARNGTIELFWTTASESNVERFEIERSANSGNGVIGSVHGLGDSPIGHSYRFVDTQVSAGETYVYRLIEVALDGSRRALAQTVTVEAGAPTAMPTEFALLQNYPNPFNPSTTISFSLPDAADVSLVVFDALGRQVATLMTGTLGAGTHDVSFGADNLSAGLYFYQLKAGEFTAVRKMMLLK; encoded by the coding sequence ATGATGTTTCGGATTATTTTGATGATGATGTTGGCTGCAGCCTCGCTTGCACACGCGCAGATCGGAGATCCCTGTATGCCGGAAGGATGCCGCACGCAGACGCAAGGTGGCTGGGGTGGTAACTGCAACGGCAACAACCCGGGTTGTGTGCGTGATGCGAATTTCGCGGCTGTTTTCCCCAATGGATTGACGGTGGGCGGTGACTATACAATCTTGTTTACCACGTCTGCCGCTGTCCGTAACTTCCTGCCTGCAGGAGGTACAGGCGGAGTTCTGACCCAGAACTATAACAATCCCACGTCCACCTCCGCTGGTGTGTTCGCCGGACAGGTGACGGCGCTGGCTGTGTCGCTCGGCTTCTCCAATGCGGGAGTCACCGGATTCTGTAACCTCGGTGCGCTTTACTATCTAAGCGCCTACCATTTGGATGACAATCCATTCGCCGGAATGACCGTTCAAGAGCTGTTTGCCCTGGCGAACGATGTGCTCGGCGGCGATGTTTCCGGCTTGCCGTTCGGCACAGCAATCTCCGACTTGAATGACGTGATTACCGACATAAACGAGAACTTTGTCGACGGCACGCAGAACCACGGCAATTTGGTGACCGGTGATTGCGACTTCGGTCTGCCCGTTGAACTCGCATCGTTCAGCGGGGTTGCCCGCAACGGAACGATTGAGCTGTTCTGGACGACGGCATCCGAGAGCAACGTGGAGCGCTTTGAGATTGAACGCTCCGCAAATAGTGGAAACGGAGTCATCGGCAGCGTGCATGGTCTGGGTGACAGCCCGATCGGTCATTCGTATCGATTCGTGGACACGCAAGTGTCCGCTGGCGAAACGTATGTGTATAGACTCATTGAAGTCGCACTGGATGGCTCACGCCGTGCACTGGCACAGACCGTGACGGTCGAAGCCGGCGCTCCGACAGCCATGCCAACGGAGTTTGCACTGCTGCAGAATTACCCGAACCCCTTCAACCCCAGCACAACAATCAGCTTTTCGTTGCCTGATGCCGCCGATGTCTCTTTGGTCGTCTTTGATGCGCTGGGCCGTCAAGTGGCCACGCTGATGACCGGAACCCTCGGCGCAGGCACACATGATGTGTCCTTCGGTGCGGACAATCTCTCCGCAGGTCTCTACTTCTATCAATTAAAGGCCGGTGAATTTACGGCCGTCCGTAAAATGATGCTGCTGAAGTAA
- a CDS encoding choice-of-anchor J domain-containing protein, with protein sequence MRNLAKLFVLAMCLTLVGALWANGAKGPQVSLDTKYGVGSINLSEQRSAMEMPRHVRGTLDEVIISEDFEAVADGALPVGWTQISVDNGFCAQFNRNSTWQAFNYGANAHGGAKVAMCHYNDAALPNNDWLILPQQNLGGQIMFSFWAASQDPNYLESFAVKLSTTGNQPANFTVTLGTYTNVPTTWQQYSYDLSQYAGAPFYIAIHYNSIDEFVLKIDDVLLEAGEAGPQGSIVGTVTEFGAGTPIQNVTVAIQGGATTTTDASGQYTFVDVPVGTYTMNFTKMGYEPETVTGVDVTEDGTTVVDVEMIFLNLVVTDYASTGGVVNIPDQNPAGAVKTLVINDDVLIEDVDVTVNITHTWVSDLDLYLVAPWADSVQLAEDPTDFPPGANMTNTRFDDEAANPFTYSSSGAPYTGSFRPFEQLSAFDGFTTMGTWGLRAVDNEQADVGTINNFTIHVTHAGTSAGDAPGSVPSEFSVGVAYPNPFNPSTQISFSVPNTTNATMKIFNSLGQEVATLIDGQVVAGMHTVYFTAYNLPSGLYFAQFRAGSFTSTQKLVLMK encoded by the coding sequence ATGAGAAATCTTGCAAAACTTTTTGTGCTGGCTATGTGCCTTACGCTAGTCGGCGCGTTGTGGGCAAACGGCGCGAAAGGGCCGCAGGTCTCACTTGACACGAAGTATGGCGTCGGCTCAATCAATCTGAGCGAGCAACGCTCTGCTATGGAAATGCCGCGTCATGTGCGCGGAACACTGGACGAAGTCATCATCAGTGAAGACTTTGAAGCGGTAGCCGACGGTGCATTGCCTGTAGGCTGGACGCAGATCAGCGTGGACAACGGCTTCTGTGCGCAGTTCAACCGGAACTCCACGTGGCAGGCGTTCAACTATGGTGCGAACGCACACGGCGGCGCAAAAGTCGCGATGTGCCACTACAATGACGCGGCGCTGCCGAACAACGACTGGCTGATTCTCCCGCAGCAGAATCTCGGCGGACAGATCATGTTCTCGTTCTGGGCCGCTTCGCAGGACCCGAACTACCTCGAGAGCTTTGCAGTGAAGCTGTCCACAACCGGCAATCAGCCGGCCAACTTCACGGTCACGCTCGGCACGTACACGAACGTTCCGACAACGTGGCAGCAGTATAGCTATGACCTTTCGCAGTATGCGGGTGCGCCGTTCTATATCGCAATTCACTACAACTCGATTGACGAGTTCGTGCTGAAGATTGACGACGTGCTGCTGGAAGCCGGTGAAGCCGGTCCGCAGGGTTCGATCGTCGGCACGGTCACCGAGTTTGGTGCGGGCACCCCGATTCAGAACGTCACCGTTGCCATTCAAGGCGGCGCCACGACCACGACGGATGCCAGCGGGCAGTACACGTTTGTGGATGTTCCGGTCGGAACGTACACCATGAACTTCACGAAGATGGGCTATGAGCCGGAAACTGTGACCGGCGTTGACGTGACCGAAGACGGCACCACGGTCGTGGATGTCGAAATGATTTTCCTCAATCTCGTCGTCACCGACTACGCGTCAACCGGCGGAGTCGTGAACATCCCCGATCAGAATCCCGCCGGCGCAGTCAAGACGCTGGTCATCAATGACGACGTGCTGATCGAAGATGTGGACGTGACGGTGAACATCACGCACACGTGGGTCTCTGACCTCGATCTCTACCTTGTCGCTCCGTGGGCCGATTCCGTGCAGCTTGCCGAAGATCCGACCGATTTCCCCCCGGGCGCAAATATGACGAACACCCGCTTTGATGACGAAGCCGCCAATCCGTTCACGTACTCCAGCAGCGGCGCGCCGTATACGGGCAGCTTCCGTCCCTTCGAGCAGTTGAGCGCGTTCGATGGTTTCACAACCATGGGTACGTGGGGACTGCGCGCAGTGGACAATGAGCAGGCGGACGTCGGCACGATCAATAACTTCACGATCCACGTCACACATGCCGGAACCTCGGCGGGCGATGCGCCGGGCAGTGTCCCGAGCGAATTCAGCGTCGGCGTAGCTTACCCGAATCCGTTCAACCCGAGCACACAAATCAGCTTCAGCGTGCCGAATACGACGAATGCCACGATGAAGATCTTCAATTCGCTCGGTCAGGAAGTTGCAACGTTGATTGATGGTCAAGTGGTCGCCGGAATGCACACGGTGTACTTCACGGCTTATAACCTGCCTTCAGGTCTTTACTTTGCGCAGTTCCGCGCGGGTAGCTTCACTTCGACTCAGAAGCTCGTGTTGATGAAGTAA
- a CDS encoding proprotein convertase P-domain-containing protein, with translation MSSIRLTLPKTKLFVLLFVLLFASWLAAYPASEPQKHYDRTVAPMGPVRVPARSLDDVFVSTSTPVPIPDLGQAVAIIDIEQSIIIEDIDVGVSLTHTWVRDLRITLERDTTIIDTLIEDIDSTFNEQDSVWVRDTTFRYVQIDTFVRVILLDLFPGADIENMTDCWFDQDAGQSIYDGAPPFTGAFRPIDSVSTLNRFDGQDAIGRWRLRVRDQFLRDSGTLDDFRIEINGVVQLQGMVSNAIVGTPVVGASVTVVNSELADTLGRTTTNNVGVYRFTRVPEGIYRIIFAANNYDSLTVDGVAVSEGETTTQNAELMPQVSFNDFPYTGASVPIPDFGLGRAEAEIVVDAAQTIRDVDVTVNITHTYIADLTISLAAPSGDTVTLFNPPLSPSLGANMANCRYDDEAAISINAGTGPFNGSYRPYSPLSRFDTQLAAGSWNLHVEDFGPDDLGTLHSYTLHFEFPLAADDSRGNGVPEQFKLHPAYPNPFNPTANLMLDVTRTQDIALQVFDISGRLVETLHSGTLNAGSHHFYWQPITQASGVYFVRAYSTELSQTHKLILLK, from the coding sequence GTGTCCAGTATTCGATTGACCTTACCAAAGACTAAGCTCTTCGTACTCCTGTTCGTTCTGCTCTTTGCGAGCTGGCTTGCCGCTTATCCCGCAAGCGAGCCGCAGAAGCATTATGACCGTACGGTAGCTCCGATGGGACCCGTGCGTGTTCCGGCGCGCTCGCTGGATGACGTGTTCGTTTCAACCAGCACTCCGGTGCCGATTCCCGATTTGGGTCAAGCCGTCGCGATCATTGACATCGAGCAGTCCATCATCATCGAAGATATCGATGTCGGAGTGTCGCTGACGCACACGTGGGTGCGCGACCTGCGAATCACGCTCGAACGGGACACCACGATTATCGACACGCTGATCGAAGATATTGACTCGACATTCAACGAGCAGGATTCAGTCTGGGTGCGCGACACAACGTTCCGTTATGTGCAGATTGACACGTTCGTAAGAGTCATCCTGCTGGACCTCTTCCCGGGTGCGGATATCGAAAACATGACCGATTGCTGGTTTGACCAGGACGCGGGACAGAGCATCTACGACGGTGCGCCGCCCTTTACCGGCGCATTTCGACCTATCGATTCGGTCAGCACGCTCAATCGGTTTGACGGTCAGGATGCGATTGGCCGCTGGCGGCTCCGTGTGCGCGACCAGTTCTTGCGCGATTCCGGTACGCTTGATGATTTCCGAATTGAAATTAACGGCGTTGTCCAGCTGCAAGGCATGGTCAGCAACGCCATCGTCGGGACTCCGGTCGTTGGCGCATCGGTTACAGTCGTGAATTCCGAACTCGCCGACACCTTGGGACGCACCACAACGAATAACGTCGGAGTTTATCGCTTCACGAGGGTTCCCGAAGGAATCTACCGCATTATCTTCGCGGCGAACAATTACGACTCTCTTACTGTGGACGGAGTTGCAGTCTCCGAAGGCGAGACTACGACGCAGAACGCCGAACTGATGCCGCAAGTCTCGTTCAACGACTTCCCTTACACTGGCGCGTCGGTTCCGATTCCGGACTTCGGCTTAGGACGCGCGGAAGCCGAGATTGTGGTGGACGCAGCGCAGACGATTCGCGACGTGGACGTCACCGTCAACATCACGCACACTTACATCGCGGATTTGACGATTTCGCTGGCTGCTCCCAGCGGTGATACGGTCACCCTGTTTAATCCGCCGCTCTCTCCGAGTCTGGGCGCGAACATGGCCAATTGCCGGTATGACGACGAGGCGGCCATTTCCATCAACGCGGGAACAGGGCCGTTCAACGGCAGCTATCGTCCTTATTCGCCGCTTTCAAGATTTGACACACAACTGGCAGCAGGGTCGTGGAACCTGCATGTGGAAGATTTCGGTCCGGACGACCTCGGCACACTGCACAGCTACACTTTGCACTTCGAGTTTCCACTGGCGGCGGACGACAGCCGCGGGAATGGAGTTCCGGAGCAGTTCAAACTGCATCCGGCTTATCCGAATCCGTTCAACCCGACGGCAAATCTGATGCTTGACGTCACCCGCACTCAAGACATCGCGTTACAGGTCTTTGACATTTCTGGCCGTCTGGTTGAGACGCTGCACAGTGGAACACTGAATGCCGGTTCACACCATTTCTACTGGCAGCCGATAACGCAGGCGAGCGGCGTCTACTTCGTGCGCGCCTATTCGACCGAACTTTCGCAAACGCATAAACTCATTCTGTTGAAGTAA
- a CDS encoding GNAT family N-acetyltransferase has protein sequence MVLLHPATPTAPEIGSDEHSGTFTFSFTKLMIVSTATTADLTQLLELVAEYQGEGEEFEALPDDINESYLKEILENDRLGTIFLGKTSSGIPVGFLLIYLTPSTLEAERIPNLLDLFIRPTQREKGFGRQLFDHAIRWCKQQKYTRMDCTVENMNMVAQYLFDYYRADSTGRVQYSIDLTKD, from the coding sequence GTGGTTCTTCTCCATCCGGCGACACCGACCGCTCCGGAGATTGGGAGTGACGAACATTCAGGCACTTTTACCTTTTCATTCACCAAACTGATGATTGTTAGCACCGCAACGACTGCGGACCTCACACAGCTCCTCGAGCTGGTCGCCGAGTATCAGGGAGAAGGCGAAGAATTCGAGGCATTGCCGGATGACATCAATGAATCGTATCTAAAGGAGATTCTTGAGAACGACCGTCTTGGCACTATCTTTTTGGGGAAAACATCCAGCGGAATCCCCGTCGGGTTCTTACTAATCTATTTGACTCCCTCAACGTTGGAAGCCGAACGCATTCCCAACCTGCTGGACCTGTTCATCAGGCCCACTCAGAGGGAAAAGGGTTTCGGCCGACAACTATTCGACCATGCGATTCGCTGGTGCAAGCAGCAGAAGTACACTCGAATGGACTGCACCGTCGAAAACATGAACATGGTCGCTCAGTACCTCTTTGACTATTACCGCGCCGATTCGACCGGCCGTGTCCAGTATTCGATTGACCTTACCAAAGACTAA
- a CDS encoding acetyl-CoA C-acyltransferase → MTNVFLVDALRTPVGKHNGILKSVRPDDMAALVLKKLVERSGVDPSLVDEVYMGCANQAGEDNRNVARMAVLLAGFPDSVPAVTVNRLCASGMEAAACAYRAIASGEGHCYIAGGVESMTRAPFSVPKLENGFSFGNLTAWDTTLGWRYPNPRMKELFPLESMGETAENIYEKWNISRELQDQFALESHQKSVIAHERGLFKEEIIPVELPQKKGEAVLVDRDEGPRGDTTLEKLAALKPAFRKGGTVTAGNSSSLNDGAAALLICSEQFVKEHKLKPLARIAGTASAGVDPRIMGIGPVNAVEKLLKRTGLTRFEIGLWEVNEAFAVQVLAVLAELDPPIDRVNPKGGAIAIGHPLGMSGARILGTLARSMRDAGTRWGIASLCVGVGQGQAILLENSN, encoded by the coding sequence ATGACAAACGTCTTTCTCGTAGATGCCCTTCGCACACCGGTGGGCAAGCATAACGGTATCTTGAAATCGGTGCGGCCCGACGACATGGCGGCGCTCGTTCTGAAGAAACTCGTCGAACGCTCCGGCGTTGACCCCAGCCTTGTGGATGAAGTCTATATGGGCTGCGCGAATCAGGCAGGGGAGGACAACCGTAACGTCGCTCGTATGGCCGTGCTGTTGGCCGGATTTCCCGACTCCGTCCCCGCCGTGACCGTCAATCGCCTCTGCGCCTCCGGAATGGAAGCCGCAGCTTGTGCCTATCGAGCCATTGCATCAGGTGAGGGACATTGTTACATTGCAGGCGGCGTGGAGTCCATGACCCGTGCGCCGTTCAGTGTGCCCAAGCTCGAGAACGGTTTTTCCTTCGGAAATCTGACGGCATGGGATACCACCCTTGGCTGGCGTTATCCCAACCCTCGGATGAAAGAGCTGTTTCCGCTCGAGTCTATGGGGGAGACCGCCGAGAATATCTATGAAAAATGGAATATCTCGCGCGAACTTCAGGATCAATTCGCGTTGGAGTCACATCAAAAGTCTGTCATAGCTCACGAGCGCGGGTTGTTCAAAGAGGAAATCATTCCCGTAGAACTTCCGCAGAAAAAGGGCGAGGCAGTGCTTGTCGACCGCGATGAAGGCCCCCGCGGTGACACCACTCTGGAAAAACTTGCCGCTCTGAAGCCGGCCTTCCGCAAAGGCGGGACGGTCACGGCGGGAAATTCCTCCTCGCTGAACGATGGCGCCGCCGCACTCTTGATTTGTTCCGAGCAGTTTGTCAAAGAGCATAAGTTGAAGCCGCTCGCCCGGATTGCCGGAACGGCGTCGGCAGGTGTTGATCCGCGAATTATGGGCATCGGGCCGGTCAATGCCGTCGAGAAACTGCTCAAGCGAACGGGCCTCACACGTTTTGAAATTGGTCTCTGGGAAGTCAACGAGGCGTTCGCCGTGCAGGTGCTGGCCGTGCTGGCAGAACTCGATCCCCCCATTGACCGTGTGAACCCAAAGGGAGGCGCCATTGCCATCGGTCACCCCCTCGGAATGTCCGGTGCACGCATTTTAGGCACCCTTGCACGCTCGATGAGGGATGCCGGAACGAGGTGGGGAATTGCCTCCCTCTGCGTCGGAGTAGGACAAGGACAAGCTATCTTATTGGAAAACAGCAATTAA
- a CDS encoding paraslipin, with amino-acid sequence MALLIVFGSIALLALILVIKTAVVVPQRSAYIVERLGKYAQTLEAGFHILVPFVDVIRYRHSLKEVALDVPEQNCITRDNVVVAVDGILYLQVVDPVKASYGINNYGYATQQLAQTTLRSLIGKLELDRTFEERESINAGVVDALDKAAEPWGIKVTRYEIKDIRLPAPIQDAMEKQMRAEREKRATIAKSEGERQSTINIAEGNRQEAIAVSEGIRMKLINESEGEKAKLINEALGRAQQIELVAKATANGLREVAQALQAPGGMDALNLRVAEQYVAEFGNLAKTNNTMIIPTNLADLAGTVAAATKAFQKADGKS; translated from the coding sequence ATGGCGTTATTAATTGTGTTCGGAAGTATCGCCCTCTTGGCGTTAATTTTGGTCATTAAGACAGCGGTGGTCGTGCCGCAGCGGAGCGCCTATATCGTTGAGCGGTTGGGGAAGTACGCGCAAACGCTTGAGGCAGGATTTCACATCCTGGTTCCGTTTGTGGACGTCATTCGCTATCGCCACAGTCTGAAAGAAGTTGCGTTGGACGTTCCGGAGCAGAATTGCATTACCCGCGACAACGTGGTCGTGGCGGTTGACGGAATCCTGTATTTGCAGGTTGTGGATCCGGTTAAGGCTTCGTACGGGATCAACAACTACGGTTACGCTACGCAGCAGCTTGCGCAGACGACGCTCCGCAGTTTAATCGGAAAACTGGAGCTTGACAGGACATTCGAGGAACGTGAATCGATTAACGCTGGTGTGGTGGATGCTCTGGACAAGGCGGCCGAACCGTGGGGAATCAAGGTAACCCGCTATGAGATAAAGGATATTCGTTTACCTGCGCCCATTCAAGACGCGATGGAAAAGCAGATGCGGGCAGAGCGCGAGAAGCGTGCGACGATTGCGAAATCCGAAGGCGAGCGCCAGTCAACAATCAACATCGCCGAAGGAAACAGACAGGAAGCCATTGCGGTTTCAGAGGGAATCCGCATGAAGCTCATCAATGAATCCGAGGGTGAGAAGGCCAAGCTAATCAATGAAGCCTTGGGCCGCGCCCAGCAAATCGAGCTGGTCGCCAAGGCAACCGCCAACGGACTTCGGGAAGTCGCTCAAGCACTGCAGGCGCCGGGCGGCATGGACGCATTGAATTTGCGCGTCGCTGAACAGTATGTAGCGGAGTTCGGCAACCTTGCCAAGACGAACAATACCATGATTATTCCTACAAACCTCGCGGATCTTGCGGGTACGGTTGCTGCGGCTACGAAGGCGTTTCAGAAGGCAGACGGCAAGTCGTAA